From one Synergistaceae bacterium genomic stretch:
- a CDS encoding DUF2029 domain-containing protein translates to MRSKAKFMFVFMLSCIAALIIIYVGMCYYMNNGYLGLSYIDLNGHWVVRAHAIAPNKYEGKLITFPTVPWALIIGQIFYAGFLPLNQAQILNTLFHIAAYIFTMYLLYELLKKDFEFSKIFILFMLPAAHFSFMYSLWWGNEGGIICLLMIDALLILKKNPYIAGIIISACMCKPQITGIFCIMLLFMGKDGIKSIITAAIIDLAAWFAAANINNISMIQLLSDCFNSGADDIGFNYLGLLHFLRFVGENGVNKNIVLALNMSIAIIFMLVLYKYLKNNLRSEKLMTFAAYIPACIASTMWMYKNGTDYLVLIYPAAFAVILCMYEKISRRDFNISLLCCTYLLLSRFLVYAGIVIYKTNLSRGIYKGIDSLIIMIVGVILCRLIVRNQEAFCSD, encoded by the coding sequence TTGAGATCCAAGGCAAAATTTATGTTTGTGTTTATGTTGTCATGTATAGCGGCATTAATTATTATTTATGTCGGCATGTGTTATTACATGAATAACGGATATTTAGGACTCAGTTACATAGATTTAAACGGTCATTGGGTTGTTCGTGCTCACGCTATAGCACCTAACAAATACGAGGGCAAATTAATAACATTTCCTACAGTTCCATGGGCATTAATTATCGGACAAATATTTTATGCGGGGTTCTTGCCGTTAAATCAAGCGCAGATATTAAATACATTGTTTCACATAGCTGCATATATTTTCACGATGTATTTATTATATGAATTACTCAAGAAAGATTTTGAGTTCTCGAAAATTTTTATATTATTCATGCTTCCTGCGGCACATTTCAGTTTCATGTATTCATTATGGTGGGGCAATGAAGGGGGCATTATTTGTTTATTGATGATAGACGCGCTTTTGATTCTCAAGAAAAATCCCTATATTGCAGGAATTATTATAAGTGCCTGCATGTGTAAGCCTCAGATTACGGGAATATTTTGTATTATGTTATTATTTATGGGCAAGGACGGGATAAAATCTATAATAACAGCAGCAATAATTGACTTGGCCGCGTGGTTTGCAGCTGCGAATATAAATAATATTTCTATGATACAGCTTTTATCAGATTGTTTTAATTCCGGAGCAGATGATATAGGATTTAATTATTTAGGACTCTTACATTTTTTAAGATTTGTCGGAGAAAACGGGGTCAATAAAAATATTGTGCTGGCCTTAAATATGTCAATTGCTATAATATTCATGCTGGTTTTATATAAATATCTCAAGAATAATTTACGCTCTGAAAAATTAATGACTTTTGCGGCATATATTCCGGCGTGTATTGCTTCAACTATGTGGATGTATAAAAATGGTACGGATTACTTGGTATTGATTTATCCGGCAGCTTTTGCTGTGATTCTGTGCATGTATGAAAAAATTTCGCGTAGAGATTTCAATATTTCGTTATTGTGCTGTACGTATTTATTATTGAGCAGATTCTTAGTTTATGCCGGAATTGTTATATACAAGACAAATTTATCACGAGGCATATATAAGGGCATTGACAGCTTGATAATTATGATTGTAGGAGTTATTTTGTGCCGTCTCATAGTCAGGAATCAAGAAGCATTTTGCAGTGATTAA
- a CDS encoding ankyrin repeat domain-containing protein, with translation MQSKFSFLDNCKFPELEHYCKKAEKCLELDSNISLIYLGKVGETIIKLLHKHYNISSSITLQELTQRGIINEIICEKLNALLEFKDDYDSKITAVRLIDTACEVCKWYIDSFGESKFNFLKEIPALSKLADYGREAEENLYSNTRYCLLCLGDMGEFIAELMSKNGNISTGKWKQSAKIQALLSRNIIDKDKSNLLDKIRDSRNKAVHLNKIYSQDEGQKLLDYALTLCEWLYIDSISPNDIISGKITEIGEEYLSVSIGNIPGLVTRNEIPLDDDKILSDIYHEGEIKKFRVVDISDTKIILSLININTQEQGQKSANNSTGWHDKNFLTLCKTANHSQIKSALKQGANPNAAKKNKFSALMMAAQFNRDPEVINVLIDSGADVNAVNNHGQTALLFAAQYNFPQIIKTLCDRGADITVIDRFGKSAFSYANSRRKNKLDNNILILLQPKNKKDNDKIVSNKILESDNDNYNNDNKEKRPNNLEFLELCKTGTAQEINDAIKAGADVNAKDDNNNTALMLAAESNNDPEAINVLIDSGANIDSVNSQVRTALILAVMSNKLDNIKILCSRNADTKILDIYHKSALKYALGEINDTEILKLLAGNRIPDPEFLELCKHGTAQEINNAINDGANIYASDENNNTPLIIAAEFNTPDSIKTLINAGAMITHHNKGKYNALMKAAEFNNLDAVKMLIQDNINESNIYGDTALILAAGKNSPEVVIYLIKAGSNIDAQNDNLCKAVDMAINNPRMKDSKILDYLLTRELMKAGNQDIESVKKYIESGANINAQDEKGNTPLMFAAMRRQKELFNFLRESGADMNIKNNAGFDAHDFARKFLGE, from the coding sequence ATGCAGAGCAAATTTAGTTTTCTTGATAACTGCAAATTCCCGGAACTTGAGCATTATTGCAAGAAGGCCGAAAAATGTTTAGAACTTGACAGCAATATATCATTAATTTATCTCGGCAAGGTCGGCGAGACTATTATTAAGCTCCTGCATAAACACTATAATATTTCAAGCTCTATAACTCTTCAGGAATTAACACAGCGCGGAATTATCAACGAAATTATTTGCGAAAAATTAAATGCCCTGCTCGAATTCAAAGACGATTACGACTCAAAAATTACCGCTGTAAGATTAATAGATACTGCCTGCGAAGTTTGCAAATGGTATATTGACTCGTTCGGTGAAAGCAAATTCAATTTTCTTAAAGAAATTCCCGCACTCTCAAAACTTGCTGACTATGGACGCGAGGCAGAAGAAAATTTATACTCTAATACAAGATATTGCTTGCTTTGTCTGGGCGATATGGGAGAATTCATTGCGGAATTAATGAGCAAAAACGGTAATATTTCTACTGGTAAATGGAAACAGTCCGCAAAAATTCAAGCATTATTATCACGCAACATCATAGACAAGGACAAATCTAATTTACTTGACAAAATCAGGGACTCGCGAAATAAGGCCGTTCACCTCAATAAAATTTATTCGCAGGACGAGGGGCAGAAACTTTTAGATTACGCTTTGACTTTGTGCGAATGGCTTTATATTGATTCAATATCTCCGAACGATATAATTTCAGGGAAGATTACGGAGATCGGCGAAGAGTATTTATCTGTCTCAATCGGAAATATTCCCGGACTCGTAACTCGTAATGAAATCCCCTTAGATGACGACAAAATTTTAAGCGATATTTATCACGAGGGCGAAATAAAAAAATTTAGAGTTGTTGATATATCAGACACAAAAATAATTCTCTCACTGATTAATATTAATACTCAGGAACAAGGGCAGAAATCCGCAAATAATTCAACAGGCTGGCACGATAAAAATTTTCTGACTCTCTGCAAAACTGCTAATCACTCTCAAATTAAATCAGCTCTCAAACAAGGCGCAAATCCTAACGCGGCCAAGAAAAATAAATTTTCTGCTTTAATGATGGCTGCTCAATTTAATAGAGATCCTGAAGTAATTAACGTATTAATAGACTCCGGCGCAGATGTCAACGCAGTAAATAATCACGGCCAGACAGCTTTATTATTTGCCGCACAATATAACTTCCCGCAGATAATCAAGACTCTTTGCGACAGGGGAGCGGACATTACAGTAATTGACAGGTTCGGGAAGAGTGCTTTCTCTTATGCTAATTCACGCAGGAAAAATAAACTCGATAATAATATATTGATTTTACTTCAGCCTAAGAATAAGAAAGATAATGATAAAATTGTAAGTAATAAAATTTTGGAATCCGATAATGATAATTATAATAATGATAATAAGGAAAAGAGGCCCAATAATTTGGAATTTCTCGAATTATGCAAGACAGGTACAGCACAGGAAATTAACGACGCTATAAAAGCCGGTGCAGATGTCAACGCTAAAGACGATAATAATAACACTGCTTTAATGCTGGCTGCTGAGTCTAATAATGACCCTGAAGCAATTAATGTATTAATAGACTCCGGCGCAAATATCGACTCTGTTAATTCTCAAGTTAGGACAGCTTTAATTCTCGCTGTAATGAGCAATAAACTAGACAATATAAAAATTTTATGCTCAAGAAATGCCGACACGAAAATTTTAGATATTTATCACAAGAGCGCGCTAAAATATGCACTCGGCGAAATTAATGATACTGAAATATTAAAACTTTTAGCAGGAAATAGAATTCCCGATCCTGAATTTCTCGAACTCTGCAAACACGGTACAGCGCAGGAAATCAATAACGCCATTAACGACGGTGCTAATATATATGCGAGCGACGAGAATAATAATACACCCTTAATAATTGCCGCAGAATTTAACACGCCTGACTCAATAAAGACTCTCATAAATGCCGGAGCTATGATAACTCATCACAATAAAGGAAAATATAACGCACTCATGAAAGCCGCAGAATTTAATAATTTAGACGCTGTAAAAATGTTAATTCAGGACAATATAAACGAGTCAAATATATACGGTGATACGGCATTGATCTTAGCAGCCGGCAAAAATTCCCCTGAAGTAGTGATTTATTTAATCAAAGCGGGCTCAAATATTGACGCTCAAAACGATAATTTATGCAAGGCTGTTGATATGGCAATAAATAATCCGAGAATGAAGGACTCAAAAATTTTAGATTATTTGCTTACTCGTGAATTAATGAAAGCAGGCAATCAAGACATTGAATCCGTAAAAAAATATATCGAGTCAGGGGCAAATATTAACGCTCAAGATGAGAAGGGCAACACGCCTTTAATGTTTGCTGCAATGAGAAGACAGAAAGAATTATTTAATTTTTTGCGCGAGTCCGGTGCTGATATGAATATAAAGAATAATGCGGGCTTTGATGCTCATGATTTTGCGAGAAAATTTTTAGGTGAGTAA